In Janthinobacterium sp. J1-1, a single genomic region encodes these proteins:
- a CDS encoding peptidoglycan DD-metalloendopeptidase family protein, with the protein MMKQTKVLLSAITLAMLLSACGTTGVQAPVVERQHTPGTASASEARDRDPALYTVKRGDTLLRIALEHGQNYRDLAAWNNISDVNDIKVDQVLRVLPPTGDTGGAQTSAVVMPAITEVRRAAPVVPKKNGPRGEKRPYSDATLAELRSDAGVAESPPAAPPAAPLAVPAKAAVATSGTGAPAAAVVAAGDEKLSWMWPSEGKVIGTFDEGKNKGVDIAGKAGQQVVAAGAGKVMYAGSGIRGYGNLVIVKHSNSLLSAYAHNRSILVKEGQSVNKGQAIAEMGDSDADRVKLHFEIRQQGKPVDPSKFLPNR; encoded by the coding sequence ATGATGAAACAAACCAAGGTACTCCTCAGCGCCATCACGCTGGCCATGCTGCTCAGCGCTTGCGGCACCACCGGCGTGCAGGCGCCCGTGGTCGAACGCCAGCATACGCCAGGCACGGCCTCGGCCAGCGAGGCGCGTGACCGCGATCCGGCCCTGTACACCGTCAAACGCGGCGACACCCTGTTGCGCATCGCGCTTGAACATGGCCAGAACTACCGCGACCTGGCGGCATGGAATAACATCAGCGATGTGAACGACATCAAGGTCGACCAGGTATTGCGCGTGCTGCCGCCGACCGGCGACACGGGCGGCGCCCAGACCTCGGCCGTCGTCATGCCGGCCATTACCGAAGTGCGCCGCGCCGCGCCGGTGGTGCCGAAAAAGAACGGTCCGCGCGGCGAGAAGCGGCCGTATTCCGATGCCACCCTGGCCGAACTGCGCAGCGATGCCGGCGTGGCCGAGTCCCCGCCAGCGGCCCCGCCGGCGGCGCCGCTGGCCGTGCCGGCCAAAGCCGCCGTGGCCACCAGCGGGACCGGCGCGCCGGCCGCCGCCGTGGTCGCCGCCGGCGATGAAAAGCTCAGCTGGATGTGGCCGTCAGAAGGCAAGGTGATCGGTACCTTCGACGAAGGCAAGAACAAGGGCGTCGATATCGCCGGCAAGGCCGGCCAGCAAGTGGTGGCCGCCGGCGCCGGAAAAGTAATGTACGCTGGCAGCGGCATCCGAGGTTATGGTAACCTTGTTATCGTGAAGCACAGTAACAGTTTATTGTCGGCTTACGCGCATAACCGCAGCATTCTGGTGAAGGAAGGGCAGAGCGTCAACAAGGGCCAGGCCATCGCCGAAATGGGCGATTCCGATGCCGACCGCGTCAAGCTCCACTTTGAAATCCGCCAGCAGGGCAAGCCTGTCGATCCGTCCAAGTTCCTGCCTAACCGTTAG
- a CDS encoding protein-L-isoaspartate(D-aspartate) O-methyltransferase, which produces MSDKPRSFPLSLDALAGKPSRQGAAPTLAQSRIATPQTATQNKAQNAVRGAAPTYGAPNGITPSRAQAIANQRAQPLPAAAPRQNPLVSDAVRRAMVARIVKQGVKDQLVLDAMQAVPRHLFMDEAFASQAYIDASLPIGHQQTISQPYIVARMIEVMRNGGALQRVLEIGTGCGYQATVLSRVAKEVFSIERIKPLHELAKANLRPLRVPNLRLQYGDGMLGLPQAAPFDGIILAAAGLEVPQALLEQLTIGGRLVAPVGDKLQHLQLITRVGKMEWTSAALEDCHFVPLRPGTI; this is translated from the coding sequence ATGAGCGACAAGCCGCGCAGTTTCCCTTTGTCGCTCGATGCGCTGGCCGGCAAGCCGTCGCGCCAGGGCGCGGCGCCCACGCTGGCCCAGTCGCGCATCGCCACGCCGCAAACGGCGACCCAGAACAAGGCGCAAAACGCCGTGCGCGGCGCTGCGCCCACTTATGGCGCGCCCAACGGCATCACGCCGTCACGCGCGCAGGCGATCGCCAACCAGCGCGCGCAGCCCTTGCCGGCGGCGGCACCCAGGCAAAATCCGCTGGTCTCGGACGCGGTGCGGCGTGCCATGGTGGCGCGCATCGTCAAGCAGGGCGTCAAGGACCAGCTGGTGCTCGACGCCATGCAGGCCGTGCCGCGCCATCTGTTCATGGACGAGGCGTTCGCCTCGCAGGCGTATATCGACGCGTCCTTGCCGATCGGCCACCAGCAAACCATTTCCCAACCGTATATCGTGGCGCGCATGATCGAAGTGATGCGCAATGGTGGCGCCCTGCAGCGCGTGCTCGAGATCGGCACCGGCTGCGGCTACCAGGCGACGGTGCTGTCGCGGGTGGCGAAGGAGGTGTTTTCCATCGAGCGCATCAAGCCGCTGCACGAGCTGGCCAAGGCCAACTTGCGCCCGCTGCGCGTGCCGAACCTGCGTTTGCAGTACGGAGATGGTATGCTCGGTCTGCCGCAGGCGGCGCCCTTTGACGGGATCATCCTTGCCGCAGCCGGCCTGGAAGTGCCGCAAGCCCTGTTGGAGCAATTGACGATAGGCGGGCGCCTGGTGGCGCCGGTGGGCGACAAATTGCAGCATTTACAACTCATTACCCGGGTAGGAAAAATGGAGTGGACCAGCGCAGCGCTGGAAGACTGCCATTTCGTGCCTTTGCGCCCGGGCACCATCTGA
- the surE gene encoding 5'/3'-nucleotidase SurE produces MRILISNDDGYLAPGLAALADALAPIAEIVVVAPDSNRSGASNSLSLDRPLSVHKAGNGFYYVNGTPTDCVHVALTGMMLERPDLVVSGINNGPNMGDDTLYSGTVAAATEGYLFGIPAIAFSQAEYGWVNLDAAARVARDIVERRFDELQKPYLLNVNIPAIPYEQLQGITATRLGKRHSAEPVIRALDPRGREIFWIGPVGATREAGPGTDFHAVAQGQVSITPLQIDLTHVAQLDALSKGLA; encoded by the coding sequence ATGAGAATTTTAATCAGTAATGACGATGGCTACCTGGCGCCGGGCCTGGCCGCCCTGGCCGATGCCTTGGCGCCGATCGCCGAGATCGTGGTGGTGGCGCCCGACAGCAATCGCTCGGGCGCGTCCAATTCCCTGTCGCTGGACCGGCCGCTGTCGGTGCACAAGGCCGGCAACGGCTTTTATTATGTCAACGGTACGCCGACCGACTGCGTGCACGTGGCGCTGACCGGCATGATGCTGGAGCGGCCCGACCTGGTGGTGTCTGGCATCAACAACGGCCCCAACATGGGCGACGACACCCTGTATTCGGGAACGGTGGCGGCCGCCACGGAAGGCTATCTGTTCGGCATCCCGGCGATCGCCTTCTCGCAGGCCGAGTATGGCTGGGTCAATCTCGATGCGGCCGCGCGCGTGGCGCGCGACATCGTCGAGCGCCGCTTCGACGAATTGCAAAAGCCGTATCTGCTGAACGTGAATATTCCTGCCATTCCATACGAGCAGCTGCAGGGCATTACCGCCACCCGGCTGGGCAAGCGCCATTCGGCCGAGCCGGTGATCCGCGCGCTCGATCCGCGCGGCCGCGAAATTTTCTGGATCGGTCCGGTGGGCGCGACCCGCGAAGCCGGTCCCGGCACCGACTTTCATGCGGTGGCGCAAGGGCAGGTGTCGATCACGCCGCTGCAGATCGACCTGACCCATGTGGCGCAACTCGACGCGCTGTCGAAAGGCCTGGCATGA
- a CDS encoding tetratricopeptide repeat protein codes for MECPRLSLPPLSAPGEVVTFYSYKGGTGRTMALSNIAVLLARRDNASVPVLMLDWDMEAPGLHHYFEQHEECPGVLEFFEACREQLERLGAMHPAGHGPGGEQDYAALAERVLDAIDWQQYVVRVDQGSPLYLMRAGRFDASYSERLAQMRWDQLFDACPALFRCFADTLARHFRYVLVDSRTGRTDSAGICTTLLPRKLVVVFTPNRQSLEGVDALVTRAIEYRRSHEDEQRQLLVYPLPSRIEMGDGAQRAEWRRGDSYKGIAGYQPMFERLLRTSYGLSQIALDSYFDEVQLQQTKTFAYGEQLAVRIDQGGDRFSLTRTFEAFLQWLTGGYFPWQSSREIGLLAAIDEARRALQLEPGRAVALPLARDLARLGELYRKDGRPEQALDAFRQSVEIRTRILGGEHIDTLAGKSGMARLLRQLGSLGEARQLEEDVAEARERLQGAEHADTLAAKACLAQTLMRQGDYAAALALQDAVLASQLRQLGNEHPRTLSAMDCRATTLLHMGSLDEARQLLETVVAARARLFGAEHGDTLHSKLALAQVLGRQGDLDGARQLLDAILQAQERTLGLDHPATLATRDRLADIVSGLGDWAGARLLHENQVAARERTRGLDHPETLMSQRKLAEALLRRGELEAARSVQEQVLEVHARVLGEHHLDTLHSRKQLAGTMQQQAILADHGVSDTDAPESLASMIAMLQGMIEREQYRQAGELAEHLKSCLLRPGVPGKLRKRGMAQLKHLYKLQGDLDALFALQEDEVQALEGALSEAGIEQR; via the coding sequence ATGGAATGCCCACGCCTGTCCCTGCCGCCTTTGAGCGCCCCTGGTGAAGTCGTCACCTTTTACTCCTACAAGGGCGGTACCGGCCGCACCATGGCCCTGTCGAATATCGCGGTGCTGCTGGCGCGCCGCGACAACGCCAGCGTGCCGGTGTTGATGCTGGACTGGGACATGGAGGCGCCCGGCCTGCACCATTATTTCGAGCAGCACGAGGAGTGTCCTGGCGTGCTGGAGTTCTTCGAGGCTTGCCGCGAACAGCTCGAACGCCTGGGCGCCATGCATCCGGCGGGCCACGGGCCGGGCGGCGAGCAGGACTATGCGGCGCTGGCCGAGCGCGTGCTCGACGCCATCGACTGGCAGCAATACGTGGTGCGGGTCGACCAGGGCAGTCCCTTGTACCTGATGCGCGCCGGGCGTTTCGACGCCAGCTACAGCGAACGGCTGGCGCAGATGCGCTGGGATCAGTTGTTCGACGCCTGCCCGGCGCTGTTTCGCTGCTTTGCCGATACCCTGGCGCGGCACTTCCGCTACGTGCTGGTCGATTCGCGCACCGGCCGCACCGACAGCGCCGGCATCTGCACCACCTTGCTGCCCAGGAAACTGGTGGTGGTCTTCACGCCGAACCGGCAAAGCCTGGAAGGCGTCGATGCGCTGGTGACGCGCGCCATCGAATACCGGCGCAGTCATGAAGATGAACAACGCCAGCTGCTGGTGTATCCGCTGCCGTCGCGCATCGAAATGGGCGACGGCGCACAGCGTGCGGAATGGCGCCGCGGCGACAGCTACAAGGGTATCGCCGGCTACCAGCCGATGTTCGAGCGCCTGCTGCGTACCTCGTACGGCCTGTCGCAGATCGCGCTCGACAGCTATTTCGATGAAGTCCAGCTGCAGCAGACCAAGACCTTCGCCTATGGCGAGCAGCTGGCCGTGCGCATCGACCAGGGCGGCGACCGTTTTTCGCTGACGCGCACCTTCGAAGCCTTTCTGCAATGGCTGACGGGCGGCTATTTTCCGTGGCAGTCGAGCCGCGAGATCGGCCTGCTGGCCGCCATCGACGAGGCACGGCGGGCGCTGCAGCTCGAACCGGGCCGCGCCGTGGCCCTGCCGCTGGCGCGCGACCTGGCCCGGCTGGGCGAGCTGTACCGCAAAGACGGCCGGCCGGAACAGGCGCTCGACGCCTTCCGGCAAAGCGTCGAGATCCGCACCCGCATATTGGGTGGCGAGCATATCGATACCCTGGCCGGCAAGAGCGGCATGGCGCGCCTGCTGCGCCAGCTGGGCAGCCTGGGCGAAGCGCGCCAGCTGGAAGAAGACGTGGCCGAGGCACGCGAGCGGCTGCAGGGCGCCGAACATGCCGATACCCTGGCTGCCAAGGCCTGCCTGGCGCAGACCCTGATGCGCCAGGGCGATTATGCGGCCGCGCTGGCCCTGCAGGATGCGGTGCTGGCCAGCCAGTTGCGCCAGCTGGGCAATGAGCATCCCCGCACCCTGAGCGCGATGGACTGCCGCGCCACCACCTTGTTGCACATGGGCAGTCTGGACGAGGCGCGGCAATTGCTGGAGACCGTGGTGGCCGCGCGCGCGCGCCTGTTTGGCGCCGAGCATGGCGACACCCTGCACAGCAAGCTCGCGCTGGCCCAGGTGCTGGGCCGGCAGGGCGACCTGGACGGTGCGCGCCAGTTGCTCGACGCCATATTGCAGGCGCAGGAACGCACCCTGGGCCTCGACCATCCGGCCACCCTGGCCACGCGCGACCGCCTGGCCGATATCGTGTCCGGGCTGGGCGACTGGGCCGGTGCGCGCCTGCTGCATGAAAACCAGGTGGCGGCGCGCGAGCGCACGCGCGGACTCGACCATCCTGAAACACTGATGAGCCAGCGCAAGCTGGCCGAGGCGCTGCTGCGGCGCGGTGAACTCGAGGCCGCCCGCAGCGTGCAGGAGCAGGTGCTGGAAGTGCATGCGCGCGTGCTGGGCGAGCATCATCTCGATACCTTGCACAGCCGCAAGCAGCTGGCCGGCACCATGCAGCAGCAAGCCATCCTGGCCGACCACGGCGTGTCCGATACGGACGCGCCGGAGAGCCTGGCCAGCATGATCGCCATGCTGCAGGGCATGATCGAGCGCGAGCAATATCGCCAGGCCGGCGAACTGGCCGAACACCTGAAGTCCTGCCTGCTGCGCCCCGGCGTGCCGGGCAAGCTGCGCAAGCGCGGCATGGCCCAGCTCAAGCACCTGTACAAGCTGCAGGGTGACCTCGACGCGCTGTTTGCGCTGCAGGAAGATGAAGTGCAGGCGCTGGAGGGGGCGTTGTCGGAAGCGGGTATCGAACAGCGTTGA